The Janthinobacterium tructae genome contains the following window.
GTGCGAACCGCTGGACTGGAACGACCCGACCGTCGGCACCGGCTGCGAACCGGGCGACCTGACCAAGCGCATGGCCATCCCGTGGCAGGCCGACTTCTATGACTGCTCCGTGCAGATGATCAACTTCGACAATCCGGACCTGGTCAAGAATCCCGACACGCTCATTCCCGTGCCGCCCACCTACTACGCCTACTGGTGGCCGCCGCAAAGCCCGTGGAACGTGATCAATGGCGCCACCACCAAGGAAGAACAGGCGCTTGCGGGCGTGCCGGCCGGCATGCAGGTGATGTACAGCCGCGGCATGAACAGTTTTTCGCAGATGATCAGTTCCTGGCACTACCTGGGTTTCATCGTGAACCAGAACCACGATGCCGAGTCGGGCCGCCAGTACCCGTATTTTGTCGAGAAGGAGCGCAATCACGCCAAGTTCGTGGCCGCCAGCGTCGGTGTCGGCAATGCCAGCAGTTTCATCACGGGCGACGATTCGAACTACCTGCCCGCGTGGTTCCTCAAGGACGAGGATCCGCAGACGGCGCCCGAGAAGGCATCGCAGCTGTTTGCCACCGGCGGCGCACAAGTGGCCGTGCATGACACGCCGAAGAAAATCCAGCCGGCCAACCGGCGCCGGTTTTCCCATTGAGTGTCGCGCCAGGCATGTCGTCATCGCGCCACTACGACGTCGTCATTGTCGGCGGTGGTGCCGCCGGCACTGCCGCCGCCCTGACCCTGGCCCGCTACACGGGCTTGCGCGTCGCCTTGCTGGAAAAGCAGCTGTTCGACGATTACAGGGCTGGCGAAACGGTATCGTCGTCCATCTTTTCGATGCTCGATTTTCTGGGCGTTGGGCGCGACCTGCTGGACGGCGCCCAGCTGCCCGCGTTTTCCCACGCGGCCGCGTGGGGCAGCGCCGATCTGATGTCGCGCGACGCCGTCTTCAGCAGCCACGGCCACGGCTTGCACCTGGACCGCAGGCGGTATGACGCCATCCTGCTTGAGCAGGCGCGGCTGGCGGGCGTGGCGCTGCTGCGTCCCGCGCAACTGGTGCAGCTCGAACACGGCGACCCGTGGCGTCTGCGCGTGGCGAGCGAGGGGCAGGAAACGGACCTGACGGCCCGTTACCTGATCGATTGCAGCGGCAAGCAGGCGACCATCGTGCGCCAGCGCAAACGCCCCATCCACACGGAAGACTCGCTGGTGGCGCTGTACGCCTATTATCAGCTGGCAGAGCCGCAATTCCTGCCGCACCGCACACTGGTGGAAACGACGCGGCACGGCTGGTATTACGCGGCGCCCCTGCCGGGCGAGCGCGTGGCGCTGGCCTTCATCACGGATGCCGACATCCTCAAGCGCCTGCGGTTGAAGGAGCCGGCGCCCTGGCGCGAGGCCGCCGCGGACACCTCGCACGTGCGCGATATCGTGGCGCGCCTGCCAGCGCCAAGCGCCCTGCGCCACTACGCCATCCACAGCCGGGTGGCGTCGCTGCCGGCCGATGAAAACTGGACGGCGGCGGGCGACGCGGCCGCCTGCTTCGACCCGATCTCCTCGCTGGGCATCGGCCAGGCCATGGCGTCGGGCATCCATGCGGCGCGCGTGGCGGAGGCGTTCCTGGCCGGCGACCGGGACATGGCAGCGGGCTACCGGCGCAGTGTCTTCGCCGCGTTTGAAACCTATCTGCAGATGCGGCGCGGCTTCTACGGCGCCGAGCAGCGCTGGCGCGATGCTCCGTTCTGGCAGCGCCGGGCCGCGTCCTGACGCCGCCGGCAAAAAACTGAGCCAGGTCAAGAGTCCGCATGCCCACAGCCCGTTTCCGGGCGATTTTCAGCCCCGCCTTGCCATTCGCACTATAATGTCGGCACCGCGTGCGGCAGCAATGGCGGCGATAGACGGTAACAATTTCGTGTGGACGCCAGTACAATAGCGTCTGGGCCTACACAGGGTTTCACTTTTGCCAGCAGTTGCCAGCAACTAACCATTTTTTTGACCAGCCAACAAATACTATGAGTTCGATGAATGAAGAGCGCGTTTTAAGCGTGCACCACTGGACGGATACCCTGTTCTCCTTTACCACCACGCGCGACCCGTCGCTGCGTTTCTCGAATGGCCATTTCACCATGATCGGCCTGCGCGTCGATGGCAAGCCCTTGCTGCGCGCCTACAGTATCGCCAGCGCCAATTACGAAGAGCACCTGGAATTTTTCAGCATCAAGGTGCCGGGCGGCCCATTGACGTCGCGTTTGCAACATTTGCAAGTGGGCGACACCGTCATCGTCGGCCGCAAGCCGACGGGCACCCTGGTGTCCGACTACCTGCTGCCAGGCAAGCGCCTGTACATGCTGTCGACGGGCACGGGCCTGGCGCCATTCCTCAGCATCGTGCGCGATCCGGACATCTACGAGCGCTTCGACCAGCTGATCCTCGTGCACGGCGTGCGCCAGGTCGATGAACTGGCCTACCGCGAGCTGCTGGAAGAGCACCTGCCCAAGCATGAATTCCTGGGCGAAATGGTCAGCGACAAGCTGCGCTACTACCCGACCGTCACGCGCGAAGATTTCCGCAATATGGGCCGCATCACGGCACTGATCGAGAACGGCAAACTGGCCGCAGACCTGGGCTTGCCGGCGCTGAACCCGGCCGAAGACCGCGTCATGATCTGCGGCAGCTCGGACATGCTGCGTGACCTGAAGGAAATGCTGGAAGCGCGTGGCTTCAAGGAAGGCAATACCTCGACGCCTGGCGACTTCGTCGTCGAGCGCGCGTTCGCCGAAAAGTAATCCAGCGTGTTCGCCAGGGGCCCGGTCCCGCCGCAGCTTGCGGCGGGACCGGGCCTTTTTCATTGGCGGCTCAGCGCACCAGCGCCGGCGTGCCGCGCTGGTATTGCAAGCCATTCATGAAGCGCTGCACGGGCTGAAAGGCGCCGCTGAGGATATCGTCATGCGCCGCGTAATAGCGCGTCTCGATCTTCAGCAAGCCCAGCACGGTCGCATCGAGCTTGTCGGTCTGATACGGCCGGCTTTCCAGCGCGGCGCGCGCGGCCGTCGATTGCGGCGCTTGCTGGTTATCCCAGATTAACATGGGAATTTCATAGCCGCTCTTGTCGGAGGCGGAATGGCCCGCGTGATTGCGGCTGTAGCCCACTTCCTGGCCATGGTCGGAGACAAACAGCAGCGAGGCGGCGCGCCCGGCCTTGGCTGTGTCGGCCATGCCGATCAGGGTGCCCAGCACATAATCGCCATAGCGGATGGCGTTATCGTACTCATCGCGCTGGTGGCGTATCCAGCTGGACCTGCCCTGGCTGGCCATCTGCGCGCTGACGGCGTCCTGCACCTGATCGAAATGCGCAAAACGGCTGGGATAGCGCATGTCATAGCTGGGATGGGCGCCCAGCAAATGCACGACGATGAGCTTTTTCGGCGCGCTATCGGCCAGCGCGTGGGCGAATGGCTGGAACAGGTTGCCGTCGAAATTGTTTTCGCCGCGGCCAGTACCGTAGTTGATGAAGTCGCTTTCATCGGCCTGGCCCGCCAGCAGACCGATCCAGCCGTCGTTGCGCGTCTGGTTCGAGACCCAGAACGTCTTGTAGCCGGCCGCCTCGGCCAGCATCAGCAAATTCGGCTTGGCCATCCACGCATCGGGGCTGCCGATATCGGCCGGCGTGAGCATCGTCATCATCGATTCCACCGTGCTGGACGCGGGCGAAATCACATCATTGAACACCAGCAGCTTCGCCCGCATGGCATCGAGCCGGGGCGTGGTGGCGCGAGGGTAGCCATACAGCGACATCGAGGCGCGGTTGGTGCTCTCGCCGATCACCAGGATGACGGTGCGCGCATCCTCGCCCGCATAGCGCACATGCCAGTCGCCCGGCGCGGCCATGGCCGCCGTCAGCGCCTGCTGCATGGATTTCATCGCTGCCAGCTGCGCGCTGTACTGCTGGTAGCGCAGCGGCCAGAACAGGGCCGGATTTTCACGCCGCATGGTGGTATTAACGTGCAGCAGCACGAGAAAGATGGCCATGCTGACGGCAAAGCATTTTTGCGCCAGGCCCGGTGGGCGACTGGCGCGCGCCGCTTGCCGGCGCAGCAACTGGCGGTCGGCCAGCAGCACCGCCGCCGTCACGAGGACAAACCAGCCCGCCGCTTGCGCCAGGGCGACGCTGTTGTGCAGGAAGAATTCTCCCGTCTCGGCTTGATCTGTCGCAAACATGGCCTGCAAAACGGCATTCGGATTGGGCCGCATGCCAAAATAGTCACGCAAGAAGCCCTTGATGGCAGCGTCGAGGTAAAACACGGGCACCACGATGCGCAGCAGCAAGGTGACCGCGCTGGCGCTGGAACTGCCACGCCACGCGTGCAGCATGCCGCCCACGCCCAGCAGGAAGGCCGCCAGCAAGACGCACAATTTCAGGCATTCGTTCGCACTTAACTGATCGAAGAGGAAGAACAGCAACAGGCCAGCAATGCTGAACAGGACACGGCAAAACAGAATCAGCATGGAGGCGACAGGGAGTAAGTATTGAACAGGGGCAAGCCCGCGCGAACGGGCCAGCGATTGTAGCGTAGTCCCTTGCTGTTTGTGCCATCATTTCACGCGTGCTCCTGACAGAAATTGTCAGTACTTTTTATTATGCTTTCGGCACCAGCAGGCCAGCCAGCCTGTATTCAAATTGATATCTCCACCTGCGACAGGACTTTTCATGACACGTGCCATTACCATACTGACCGAGAACTTTGCCGATTGGGAAACCGCCCTGATCAATTCCACGGCGCGCCTGTATTACGGCTTTTACACGCAGTTCGCCACGCCGGGAGGCCTGCCCGTCACCTCGTCCGGTGGCATGTTGGTCACGCCGCAACTGGCACTGGAAGAGATTGTGCTCGATGAACTCGATTTGCTGATGGTGTGTGGCGGCAGCCACTGGCAAAGCGGCAAGGCGCCCGACCTGGGCCCCTTGCTGCGCGCCGCCCGCGACAACAATACTGTGCTGGCCGGCATTTGCGACGGCACGCGCGTGCTGGCGCAGGCAGGCGTGCTCGACACCGTGCGCCATACGTCCAACAGTGCGGACAACCTGTTACAAACGGGCTATGCGGGCGCGGCCCTGTACCAGGACGTACCGTGGGCCGTGGCCGACCAGCGCATCGTTACGGCACCGGGCACGGCGCCCGTCAGTTTTACGCGGGAAGTGCTGCGCAGCCTGGGCATTGACGACGACAACCTGACGGCCTACCTGACCATGCACGGGGCCGAGCACGGCCAGGCAGAACGCTAGTCGGGGGCCAGCACGCGCAAGCGCGCCGCGGCGTGCGTGTTGCCGGGGTCCAGCTCCAGCGAACGGCGGTAATGCGTGACGGCCAGCGCCGTGGCGCCATCGGCCTCGTACGCTTCGGCCAGGCTGTCGTGGCCGTTCGCCCCTTGCGGGTACAGTTGCACGCCCAACTGGAAGACGGCGAGCGCCTGTTTCGGCTGCTGCCGGCCCAGCAGGCGGTAGCCCCAGGCATTCAAATCGTCTTCAGTGGGCGCAGACAGCCCGTGCTGGCGCCGGATGGCCGCCAGTTTCTTGTCCAGCCCGTCGAAACCAGCGCTGGCGGCCTGCTGGCGCAGCAGGTGCGCGGCATACGCGCCGCCGCGCTGCTGGCGCAGGGCGGGAATATAGAAGCCGGCGACGGTATCGATCAGCTGTTCCGGCTGGCCACCTGCAAGGTTGCTGAGAATAATGATGGCAAGGCCATCGTCCGGATATACATAAAAGGCCGAGCGGGCGCCGCCGATGCCGGCCACGGCGCGGTGGCCAGCGCGGCCGATGCTGGGCCAGCCCAGCGCCCACGGCGCCGGCTTGCCGTCATTCAAGCTGGTCGGCTGCCACAGCCGTGCCAGACTGGCGGGCGCCAGCAAGCGTCCCGACTGCAGCGAGATGAGCCAGTTGGCCAGTTCGCCCGCATTGCTATTGATACCGGCCCCCGCGCGCATGAAGACGGGAAAGTCTTCGATCACGTTGCGGTAACCGTTGCCGCCCCGGTCCAGCACGTAGGAACTGGCCTTCTTGGCGACCACGTCCTTCGCATCACCAAAGCCGCTGTGCGGCATGCCGGCCACGTCAAACTGCCGGCGCTGGATGAAGGTAGTAAAGGACTGGCCGCCTTGCCGTTCGATCAATTGCGCCAGCAGCACGTAATTGGTCTGGTTGTAGCGGAAGCGTTCACCCGGTTTTGCCTCCACCGGCAGCGCCTGCACCGCCGTCCACGCCGCATCGGCATCGTCCGGCTGCGGCCCCACCAGCTTGCCGCTGCGCTGGTCCAGCACATCGGGCAAGCCCGAAGTATGGTTGAGCAATTGCGTCACCGTCACGGCTTGCCATGCCGATGGCAGCCCCGCCAGGTACTGGCCGATGGGCGCCGCCAGATCGATCTTGCCCTCCTGCACCAGTTGCATCACGGCCACGCCGGCAAACGCTTTCGTTGCCGAATTGATGGAAAACAGGCTGGCGTCCGTCACGGGCACCTGGTATTGCAGGCTGGCCAGGCCAAAATTGTGCTTCAGCACGACCTTGCCACGCTGGATCACCGCCAGTTGCAGTCCCGGAATCTGGCGCTCCCGCATTTCGCTGCGCACGAAAGCGCCAATCTCCTGTGCCGCGCGCGATGCCTGGGATGGGCTGGCAGGGGCGGCTATCACACCAGCGGGGATGGCGGCTAGCGCCATGACGAGCAGGACGGAAGGAAGGCGTGGAGTCACTATGCGGCTTTCGACAGTTGAAAACGGAATCGCAGCATCCCATACCTGTTTATCAACGTCAATGACAATCTTGCTGGTAAGAAAGCTACTCTTCCAGCCACACGTCTTCATAGCCTTCGCGGTCGAGAATGAATTTGGCGCCGCTGGGCAAGGCCAGATAATCGACCACTTGCGGCAGCATCTCGTGCAGGTGTTGCGCATGCAGGGGCTGGTAAAAGCCGCTGGCGTCGTCGTGTTCGCCGCAGTGAATAAACCAGCTGATGGTGCCGTTTTCCGGCAGCACAATGCGCGTGCCGTAGATGGGCGATTGGTCCAGGCTGCCGATGGCCAGGGCCACCATGGGCTCGGGCGCCTGCGCCTGCAAGCCGAATTTGTCGCAGATGCGCTGCTGTGTTTTGCTGATCGGTACGGTCATGCTGCCCTCAGGATCCGATGTATTGATAATGGAGGCGCAGCGCGCCATCATGGCCCGACATTTCCAGGTGCAAGATCGCTTCGCCCGGCTTGCCATCGGCCAGCAACAGGCATTCCAGACCCAGCGGCCCGCGATCGGTGGCATACACATCGACGGCGGGACGGCCACCCTTGCCCGGCACAAAGGCCTCGGCCAGCGGCGCCAGGGACAGCGCCTGGTTCGCCGCAAAATAGCTGTCGAGCATCTCGATGATCTCGTCGGCCACGCCCGGCGCCAGCGACCAGACGCGTTGCAGCGCCACCGGATCGCGCAGGTCGAGCGTGTGCACGAAGGCCGCCGCCTGTGCATAGGCCTGTTGCCGCAGGCTGTCGGTCATGCGCATGTCCATGCTGCGACTCCTCTCTCTTGAACAGGCGCCATTATAGTGCGCGGCCTGGCCGATGCCGCACTCTCGCCATGCCGGCAGTTGCATGACAGTACGGCAACCCTGTAAAGTAGGCTACGATGAAAAAAACCTACCATGGCAGTTGCCACTGCGGCGCCGTGCGCTTCGCGGCCGAGATCGACCTGGCGGCGCCGAGTTTGCGCTGCAATTGTTCCTATTGCCTGAAAATTCGCTGCTGGGCCAGCCTGGTGCCGCCCACGGCTTTCCGCCTGCTGGCCGGAGAAGCGGACTTGAGCGAATACCGCTTCGGCGCCGGCCGCGAACGCCACTATTTTTGCCGCCATTGCGGCGTGCGCCCATTTGGTCGCGGCGATTCTCCCCGCGGCGGCCCGTTTGTCGGTATCGGCGTGAACTGCCTCGACGATGCCGCGGTGGCCGAACTGGCCCAGGTGCCCGTCACCTTTGTCGACGGCTCGCATGACGCGTGGCACACGCCGCCGCAGGAAACGCGGCATCTGTAAGGGCGGAAGGACGGCAAGGAAAGGAGATACGGGGGGCGCCATGTCGCGGGCGGCCAGATAAGCATGCACTTCCCGTTGTCTGGATTGGCATTCTGGGCGATAATTACGCCCATGAACGATACCACCACCTTACCCCCATTGCCCGATCGCCTGTCGATCGACCCCAGCAGCCCTTACCACGTTGCAGCCGTGTTCGAGAACGACGTCGGCATCCGCTTCAACGACAAGGAACGTCTTGACGTGGAAGAATATTGCATCAGCGAACGCTGGATCAAGGTCGCTTCCACCAAGTCGCTGGACCGCCGCGGCCGTCCACTGCAGATCAAGCTGAAGGGCAAAGTCGAAGCGTTTTACCGCTAAGCAACGCCTACAGCTGTCATCGAGGCCGATTTCCATCGGCCTTTTTTACGTCTGCAGGTATTGCTCAGCCCCGTGCCGGTTCAGCGGCCGGCGGCGGCTGGTAAGCGCAAAAGCCGGGCCACTGGTCGCGGCTGTCGCACACTTTCAGGCAGCCCTTGTTATCCTTGAAGGTGGCGACAACCTTGATGGGGAAGCCATATTTGGGCGTGCTGGCCAGGAAGGCGGACGGGCAGCTTTGCTCGTTGCTGAAGCGAAAAGTGATGTCTTCGCGGCGGCCCTTGCGCTCAAAGCTCAGCATGAAAGTTTCATTGCTGTTCCATTGCGCCTTGCCCGGCACGCGGAAGCGGTAGCGCGGGTTGCCCGGCTGCTGGCCTTCAAGTTTCAGGCCGAAGACGCGGCTGCTGGCCGTGGCCGTCTCGACCTTGGCAACCGGATACACCACGGCAAACATGTAAGTGCCGGCGAAACCCTGGTCGAAACCGAGGCCCTTCTGGTAGAACGGCACGACGATGTGCGGCGCGCCCGCGTATTCCACGGTATTGCGTGCCGTCACGCGCGACGTCAGCTTGTCATCGGGCGCTTGCCCGAAAACCACGTCCAGTTCCAGCAACGCTTCTTGCTTGTCGATATCTTGTGCCAGATAATCCTTGGGGAACATTTCGCCGTGCACGCAGCCGGCCAGCAAGGAGGCGGCGAGGCAGCCGGCGAGGAGTTTGGGTATTGTCATGGCTGTTTTCCTTCTGGCGGCGTTGAACTGAGGCCCAGCCCCGACACTTGCCAGCCATTCTTGCCTTGTTTCCATTGAAATTGCTGGCCAAACCAGGCCAGTTCCAGCTCGCGCCGGATGCGGTTTGAATCGGTGCGGCCTTGGCGCGCCTTGATGGCGGCGCCCGCCTGTTCGGAAGCGGCCTCCGACAACGGTTTCAGCCACCGTTGATAGGTATCGGGCGGCAAGGCCAGCACGCCGGCCACGCCGTCGTCGCGCGTGGCAACGAGCACTTGCAATGTGGTCAGCTTCCTGGCGAGATAGGCGCCGCGCCGCCCGTCGGGCGACACGGAGACCAGCATGGCGGGCGCATAATCGCCCGTGACTCCACCCGGCACGTCAAACCACAGCAGTTCGCCCGTGCCCGTATCGAGCGCGCGGCCGTCGCGGGGAAACAGCAGCATTTCGCTGCGGCCCGGCTGCGGCACGCCCCATTCGGGGTCGCGCTCCGTGCGCACCATGCTGTCGCGCTGCAGGGGACTGATGGGGCGCATCAGCGGTTCGCCATTCTGCACGCCGATGAGGATGGTGCCCTGCCCCGTATAGCCCTTGGTAAACGCCAGCAGCATGGGCTGGCCCTCGCGCGTGGCTTTGAGGGGGCGCACTTCCACCACTTCGCGCGCGCCGCCGGGGTAATAGCCCTGCTTGCGGAAAGACAAGGTGACGAGCGAGTCGAAGCGGTCATTCGTGACGACGAAGTCGCCGTACTGTTTGGTCACCGGCACGTAGGGCGTTGGCGTTTGCGCCTGCGCGGCGGGCCAGATGGCGGCGGCCAGGCTGGTGGCCGCCGCCAGGCGGCGCAGGGGGAAAGAAAGGGACAGCATGGCATCCTGTAAAGGTCGCAAGGTGCGAAGGAGGCATATCATAGACGATTCCCCCCTGGCAACGCTGTCCGATAACCAATATCAACGGCGCTGGATTTCAATCAGTTCGATCTCGAACAGCTTGGGCCACAGCTTGCCCGTGACAAACAGGCGCTTGCCGCGCGCATCCCAGGCGATGCCGTTGAGCACGGCGTCGGGATTGGCCGTGCCCCGCTGTTCCGGCGGCAGCAAGCCCGTCAGGTCGATCCAGCCCACGACCTTGCCGCTGGCCGGGTCGATGCGGGCGATCACGTCCGCGCCCCACACATTGGCAAACAGTTCCCCGTCGACCATTTCCAGTTCGTTCAGGCGGTCGATGGAACGGCCTTCCGCCTTGACCTCGAAGCGGCGCACCTCGGCCAGGGTTTTCGGATTCAGTACGCGGATGGCGGAGGTGCCGTCGCTCATGTAGACAAATTTACCATCGCTGGCCAGGCCCCAGCCTTCGCCCTGGTAGCTGAAGGTGCGTTTCAGTTTGAACGTCTTCTGGTCGAAGACATAGCCGGTCTGCGAAATCCACGTCAGGCCCAGGATCTCATCGCCCACGTCCGTGATGCCTTCGCCGAACACTTTTTTGTCGAGCATGCTTTTCTGCAAGATCTTGCCCGTCGTCAATTCCACCTTGCGCAAGGAGGACTGGCCATTCTGGCCCGTGCTTTCATACAGGTGACCGTCTTTGAACAGCAAGCCCTGGGTAAATGCCTGCGGATCGTGCGGATAGGTATTCTTGACGAAATAGCCATACACGGGGAGCGCGGCCTGGGCGTAGCCCATTTCACTCATCAGGCCCACGGTACATAGCAATCCCAGCAGCAGCGAGCCTGCCGTGCGTTTCAGACTTGTTTTACCGATATTCTTCATATTCTTGGCGGTGGTTGGCGAGCAGCTATTGTAAACGGGCCGCGTCCGCCATGCGCGCCCTGACGAGGTCCAGCCAGGCACGCGCCGCAAACGACAGCCGCCCGCCACGACGCCAGGCCAGCATCAGATTCCACTCCACGGGCGGGCCGGCCAGGGGAATCACGGCAAATTGCGCGGCATTAAGCGTATCGCAATACATCTTTGGCAGCAGGCAAATGCCCACGCCCAGCCGCACCAGCGAGGCGATGAAATCCCACTGGCCGCTGCGGCCTGTGATGCGCGGCGCGAAACCGGCCCGCTGGCAGGCATCGAGCACGATGTCATTCAAGGCGAAGGCGGCGCCGTAGAAAATGAAGGGGCTCTCGGCCAGCTCGGCCAGGGCCACGGACGAGCGTCCCTGCCACGGCGAGCCGGGCGCTGCCAGCAGGCACAGCG
Protein-coding sequences here:
- a CDS encoding FAD-dependent oxidoreductase, giving the protein MSSSRHYDVVIVGGGAAGTAAALTLARYTGLRVALLEKQLFDDYRAGETVSSSIFSMLDFLGVGRDLLDGAQLPAFSHAAAWGSADLMSRDAVFSSHGHGLHLDRRRYDAILLEQARLAGVALLRPAQLVQLEHGDPWRLRVASEGQETDLTARYLIDCSGKQATIVRQRKRPIHTEDSLVALYAYYQLAEPQFLPHRTLVETTRHGWYYAAPLPGERVALAFITDADILKRLRLKEPAPWREAAADTSHVRDIVARLPAPSALRHYAIHSRVASLPADENWTAAGDAAACFDPISSLGIGQAMASGIHAARVAEAFLAGDRDMAAGYRRSVFAAFETYLQMRRGFYGAEQRWRDAPFWQRRAAS
- a CDS encoding DUF3297 family protein encodes the protein MNDTTTLPPLPDRLSIDPSSPYHVAAVFENDVGIRFNDKERLDVEEYCISERWIKVASTKSLDRRGRPLQIKLKGKVEAFYR
- a CDS encoding GFA family protein, which gives rise to MKKTYHGSCHCGAVRFAAEIDLAAPSLRCNCSYCLKIRCWASLVPPTAFRLLAGEADLSEYRFGAGRERHYFCRHCGVRPFGRGDSPRGGPFVGIGVNCLDDAAVAELAQVPVTFVDGSHDAWHTPPQETRHL
- a CDS encoding type 1 glutamine amidotransferase family protein, whose protein sequence is MTRAITILTENFADWETALINSTARLYYGFYTQFATPGGLPVTSSGGMLVTPQLALEEIVLDELDLLMVCGGSHWQSGKAPDLGPLLRAARDNNTVLAGICDGTRVLAQAGVLDTVRHTSNSADNLLQTGYAGAALYQDVPWAVADQRIVTAPGTAPVSFTREVLRSLGIDDDNLTAYLTMHGAEHGQAER
- a CDS encoding glutaminyl-peptide cyclotransferase encodes the protein MKNIGKTSLKRTAGSLLLGLLCTVGLMSEMGYAQAALPVYGYFVKNTYPHDPQAFTQGLLFKDGHLYESTGQNGQSSLRKVELTTGKILQKSMLDKKVFGEGITDVGDEILGLTWISQTGYVFDQKTFKLKRTFSYQGEGWGLASDGKFVYMSDGTSAIRVLNPKTLAEVRRFEVKAEGRSIDRLNELEMVDGELFANVWGADVIARIDPASGKVVGWIDLTGLLPPEQRGTANPDAVLNGIAWDARGKRLFVTGKLWPKLFEIELIEIQRR
- a CDS encoding ferredoxin--NADP reductase produces the protein MSSMNEERVLSVHHWTDTLFSFTTTRDPSLRFSNGHFTMIGLRVDGKPLLRAYSIASANYEEHLEFFSIKVPGGPLTSRLQHLQVGDTVIVGRKPTGTLVSDYLLPGKRLYMLSTGTGLAPFLSIVRDPDIYERFDQLILVHGVRQVDELAYRELLEEHLPKHEFLGEMVSDKLRYYPTVTREDFRNMGRITALIENGKLAADLGLPALNPAEDRVMICGSSDMLRDLKEMLEARGFKEGNTSTPGDFVVERAFAEK
- a CDS encoding serine hydrolase domain-containing protein, coding for MTPRLPSVLLVMALAAIPAGVIAAPASPSQASRAAQEIGAFVRSEMRERQIPGLQLAVIQRGKVVLKHNFGLASLQYQVPVTDASLFSINSATKAFAGVAVMQLVQEGKIDLAAPIGQYLAGLPSAWQAVTVTQLLNHTSGLPDVLDQRSGKLVGPQPDDADAAWTAVQALPVEAKPGERFRYNQTNYVLLAQLIERQGGQSFTTFIQRRQFDVAGMPHSGFGDAKDVVAKKASSYVLDRGGNGYRNVIEDFPVFMRAGAGINSNAGELANWLISLQSGRLLAPASLARLWQPTSLNDGKPAPWALGWPSIGRAGHRAVAGIGGARSAFYVYPDDGLAIIILSNLAGGQPEQLIDTVAGFYIPALRQQRGGAYAAHLLRQQAASAGFDGLDKKLAAIRRQHGLSAPTEDDLNAWGYRLLGRQQPKQALAVFQLGVQLYPQGANGHDSLAEAYEADGATALAVTHYRRSLELDPGNTHAAARLRVLAPD
- a CDS encoding phosphoethanolamine transferase, producing the protein MLILFCRVLFSIAGLLLFFLFDQLSANECLKLCVLLAAFLLGVGGMLHAWRGSSSASAVTLLLRIVVPVFYLDAAIKGFLRDYFGMRPNPNAVLQAMFATDQAETGEFFLHNSVALAQAAGWFVLVTAAVLLADRQLLRRQAARASRPPGLAQKCFAVSMAIFLVLLHVNTTMRRENPALFWPLRYQQYSAQLAAMKSMQQALTAAMAAPGDWHVRYAGEDARTVILVIGESTNRASMSLYGYPRATTPRLDAMRAKLLVFNDVISPASSTVESMMTMLTPADIGSPDAWMAKPNLLMLAEAAGYKTFWVSNQTRNDGWIGLLAGQADESDFINYGTGRGENNFDGNLFQPFAHALADSAPKKLIVVHLLGAHPSYDMRYPSRFAHFDQVQDAVSAQMASQGRSSWIRHQRDEYDNAIRYGDYVLGTLIGMADTAKAGRAASLLFVSDHGQEVGYSRNHAGHSASDKSGYEIPMLIWDNQQAPQSTAARAALESRPYQTDKLDATVLGLLKIETRYYAAHDDILSGAFQPVQRFMNGLQYQRGTPALVR
- a CDS encoding immunity protein Imm33 domain-containing protein, with amino-acid sequence MTVPISKTQQRICDKFGLQAQAPEPMVALAIGSLDQSPIYGTRIVLPENGTISWFIHCGEHDDASGFYQPLHAQHLHEMLPQVVDYLALPSGAKFILDREGYEDVWLEE